One window of the Zygotorulaspora mrakii chromosome 6, complete sequence genome contains the following:
- the RRS1 gene encoding ribosome biogenesis protein RRS1 (similar to Saccharomyces cerevisiae RRS1 (YOR294W); ancestral locus Anc_8.763) encodes MSKDFKSLPVTVEKGIPVTYDLGNLSVFDSNALNKSDLDSSNAKREEHLKDMTRDNVQLLINQILSLPMKTTTESAGGTSNQSASMTLIQLPEPTTELPREKPLPKPKAPTKWELFAAKKNIKPKERAGKMVYDEEKGEWVPKWGYKGSNKTLDNQWLVEVDEKVKGTENELVDPRTLNRAERKNLVKKNLRQQKKNSKNVLGSK; translated from the coding sequence AtgtcaaaagatttcaagagtCTGCCAGTGACTGTCGAAAAGGGTATCCCAGTGACATATGATTTAGGTAATCTCTCTGTTTTCGATTCTAATGCATTGAATAAAAGTGATCTAGATTCCTCCAATGCAAAACGTGAAGAACATTTAAAGGACATGACCCGTGATAACGTTCAGCTACTCATCAATCAAATACTGTCTCTACCCATGAAGACCACGACAGAGTCGGCAGGTGGTACCAGCAATCAAAGTGCTTCGATGACGTTGATACAGTTACCAGAACCTACAACTGAATTACCTAGAGAAAAGCCACTGCCAAAACCAAAAGCACCAACCAAATGGGAACTTTTCGCAGCCAAGAAGAATATCAAGCCAAAGGAAAGAGCTGGTAAGATGGTAtacgatgaagaaaaaggtGAATGGGTTCCAAAGTGGGGTTACAAAGGTTCTAACAAGACCTTGGATAACCAATGGTTGGTGgaagttgatgaaaaggTCAAAGGTACAGAAAATGAGTTAGTCGACCCAAGGACACTAAATAGAGCTGAAAGAAAGAATCtggtaaaaaagaatctgagacagcagaaaaaaaattcaaaaaatgtattGGGCTCCAAATGA